CCGTTGTTCATCTGCAGCAGCGCCGGTCCGTGGTTCGGGTTATCAGCGTGGAGTGAATTCAGCACGCAGATGTCGTCGATGTGGCGCGCCAGCTTCGGCAACAGTTCGCTGACCTGTACGCCGCTGTCTCCGTGCGGACGAAAGCGAAACGGCGAAGGCAGCAGTCCGCCGGTCGGCCGTTCCGTCAGCAGGTCGGCTCCGGCGGGCTTTTGTCCGGCATACTTTTTCAACGCCGGTTTGGGATCGAACAGATCCGCCTGAAACGGTCCGCCATTCATAAACAGATGAATGACGCGTTTGGCTTTTGCCGGGAAGTGCGGGCCATTGGTCGCGGGTGTCGCGGTTGAACCCGTCGACGCGAGTGCGCTGGCGGCCGCGATCATGCCCATGCCGCCTCCGAAGTTCTGCAGCAGGCGACGGCGGTCGAGTGTGTTTGGAAGCATGAATGGGAACTCTCGTAGAAATCGTTGCGAGCCCGGTGCCTTGTCAGCATCAAATGGTTGCGTTGTGTGCCACTGGCTGTGCCAGTGCGTCTGCACTGCGGAAACCACTGGCAAAGCCAGTGCCACACAACAAAGCATGTTGGCCAGGGCACTAATCCACAAACAGAAATTCGTTCGAAGCCAGCAGCGCGTGAGTGTACTGCTGCCAGCGGGCGGTTCGATCATCGCCGGTGGAATCGCCGAGATAGTCGAGTGCCAGTGATCGCTCCCGATCCGTCGGCGATCTCAGGAATAGCAGCCGGTAGGCTTGAGTGATGCGGCCGATGTCATCATCGGGAAATTCCGTTTGCAGTCGATCGGCCAGCGCACGCGACTGTTCGGCCAGCAGTGGGCCGTTCAGCGCATAAAGTCCCTGCAGGGCGGTGGTGGTGAAGGATCGTTGCGGGCTGTGCTGATTTGGATCGGGAAAATCGTGGATCTGCAGCGTGGTGGACATTTCGCGACGATGCACAGTTCCGTACAGCGTGCGGCGGCGGTTGCCCGGTTCGTCCAGGCTGAGAGATTCTCCGCCGGTTGTCAGGTCGAGCGTTCCGCTGGCGCTCAGCATCGCGTCCCGCCAGGCTTCGAAATCCAGTCGACGCCGGTTTGCTCGCGAGTACCAGCGGTTGTCCGGATCGGCGGCGAGAGATGCTTCGTCGTTGACAGAAGACTGTTGCCACGTTGCAGACAGCAGGATCTCGCAGTGCAGATCCTTGATCGACCAGCCGCCGGCGATGAATCGCGCGGCAAGGTCGTCCAGCAGTTCCGGATGGCTGGGGCGATCGCCCTGCTGTCCGAAGTTGCTGGGCGTGTTCACGAGTCCGCGTCCGAAATGCGCCATCCAGATGCGGTTGACGATCACGCGAGCTGTCAGCGACGCCGCATCGGTGGTGATGGCGCGGGCAAGTTCCAGTCGGCCGCTGCCATTCTGAAACGGCTGCGGATTGTCGGACAATACGGTCAGAAACCGCCGCGGAACGATTTCACCGGGACGGTTCGGGTTGCCTCGAACAAACAACGGAAGATCCCGCGGTCCGGGCCGGTAGTCGAGCCGCGTGCCGTCCTGAGCCGTCGCGCCTTTGCGTTCGACGTAAAGCGATTCTTCGGCCATGCCATTGGCCAGCAGGACATCATAGTGCGGCGTGGCGGCCCTGATTCCGGCGATTTGGTTCGTGAGTTCGGCGATTTTGTCGTCGGGGACAGGCTTCTGTTTCTTCAGTGCTTCCACTTCCGCTTCGATCTTCGCGACGTCCTCCTTTGCTTTGCGCACCGGAGCGTACAGATCTTCCGGAATCAGCGGTTGTTCGGCTGGCCGGCAGCTCGCGAAGACTCCCGCCAGAGCGTAGTAATCTTCGGAACTGACCGGATCGAACTTGTGGTCGTGACAACGAGCGCAGGCGACGGTCAGCCCGAGAAACGTCTGGGAAACTGCGTCGACTCGTTCTTCCCATTCGTCGGCGACGATCACTTTGATAATTTCGCAGGGAAGCTGCAATTCCTTCCAATAGGTGGGGCTCAGGCTAATGAACCCCAGCGCCGGCAGGTCTTCCGGACCGGTTTCCGGCATCAGGTCTGTGGCAAGCTGCCGATGGACGAAATCGTCAAACGGCATGTCGCTGTTAAATGCAGCGACGACCCAGTCGCGGTACAGGTACGGCCGGCCTCCCTGTTCCAGCCAGCTTGCGGTGCGATCCGTGTACCGTGCCGCGTCGAGCCACAGCCGAGCCCACTTTTCGCCATACTGCGGCGAATCCAGCAGCCGGTCGACCAGTTGTTCAATGGCGTCGGCGGAATCGTCGCCGACAAACGCGTCAACGTCTTCCGGCGAGGGCGGCAGACCGACGAGATCGAAGCTGAGTCGGCGGATCAGCGTTGCCCGATCGGCAGCAGGCGAAGGTTTCAGCCCTTCGCGTTCCATGGCTGCCAGCACAAACTGATCGAGTCGGGACTGTGGCCACTTGTGATTCCTGACGTCGGGCAATGGCTGCCGGCGGGCGGGTTGAAACGACCAAAACTGCCGGCCGGCGTCAAAGTCGATTTCCTCATCGGCAGAACGCGGCGACGTCGTGGAAGCGGGAACGGGAGCGCCTCTGCGAACCCAATCGGTCAGCAGCGAAATCTCTTCCTCCGACAGTTTCCCGTCTGGCGGCATTTCGATATCGCCGCCGTAGCGAATGACCTGCAGCAACAGGCTGTCGTCGGGCATCTCGTCGGCAAGCACCGCGCCGCTGTCGCCTCCCTGGCGAATCGCATCCGCGGAATCCAGTCGCAGTCCTCCGTGAACCGTTTTTGCGTTCGAGGAATGGCAGGAATAGCATCGCTCCGCGAGCAGCGGACGAATGCGGGTTTCGAAGAATTCGACGTCCCGCGCGTCGGGTGCGTGCTCATCGGCGGCTGTCGCTGCGCTGGCGACGATGGCGGCACAACAAAGCAGCAAACGAAGTTGCTGGAAAGGACGGACGCCCATGAGCCTTCTTTCCGACGACTGTGGCAACCATCGCGCCACGACTCCGCACGCGGAAGGAAAGTCGATGATTGCCCGACCCTGACAATATCAGAGCAGTCGGCGTCGGCGAAAGCCAGCAATTCAGGAATTGGCCCTGGCGGCACTCTGAATGCCACGAACGTCCGCGACAACCAGCGTTCCGGTGCGTTCGCTGCGGAGCGTCGTCTTCCGCGGCATCTGGTCAGTCAGAAACCGCCGAGCGTTCCACAGGCAGGCAAATCAGATAGGCG
This genomic stretch from Planctomycetaceae bacterium harbors:
- a CDS encoding PSD1 and planctomycete cytochrome C domain-containing protein encodes the protein MGVRPFQQLRLLLCCAAIVASAATAADEHAPDARDVEFFETRIRPLLAERCYSCHSSNAKTVHGGLRLDSADAIRQGGDSGAVLADEMPDDSLLLQVIRYGGDIEMPPDGKLSEEEISLLTDWVRRGAPVPASTTSPRSADEEIDFDAGRQFWSFQPARRQPLPDVRNHKWPQSRLDQFVLAAMEREGLKPSPAADRATLIRRLSFDLVGLPPSPEDVDAFVGDDSADAIEQLVDRLLDSPQYGEKWARLWLDAARYTDRTASWLEQGGRPYLYRDWVVAAFNSDMPFDDFVHRQLATDLMPETGPEDLPALGFISLSPTYWKELQLPCEIIKVIVADEWEERVDAVSQTFLGLTVACARCHDHKFDPVSSEDYYALAGVFASCRPAEQPLIPEDLYAPVRKAKEDVAKIEAEVEALKKQKPVPDDKIAELTNQIAGIRAATPHYDVLLANGMAEESLYVERKGATAQDGTRLDYRPGPRDLPLFVRGNPNRPGEIVPRRFLTVLSDNPQPFQNGSGRLELARAITTDAASLTARVIVNRIWMAHFGRGLVNTPSNFGQQGDRPSHPELLDDLAARFIAGGWSIKDLHCEILLSATWQQSSVNDEASLAADPDNRWYSRANRRRLDFEAWRDAMLSASGTLDLTTGGESLSLDEPGNRRRTLYGTVHRREMSTTLQIHDFPDPNQHSPQRSFTTTALQGLYALNGPLLAEQSRALADRLQTEFPDDDIGRITQAYRLLFLRSPTDRERSLALDYLGDSTGDDRTARWQQYTHALLASNEFLFVD